The Pseudomonas fluorescens genome includes a window with the following:
- a CDS encoding TonB-dependent siderophore receptor, whose translation MSWVSAPGRLVFAVKIGLLAAATGSAGAVNASPVPEASAQQRWVQAYDIGAGSLVDVLTRFSSAAGVAISFDARQLQGLRSPGLSGSFGVVDGFARILGGSGLQADFQPNGTYVLRPVPGNGSAMELGVTTIDGQRLGATTENSGSYTTGAVTIGKGEHSLRETPQSVTVITRKMLDDQNLNTIDQVMEKTPGITVYDSTMGGKYFYSRGFRMSGQYQYDGVPLDMGNSYVQADSFSSDMAYYDRVEVLRGAAGMMKGSGGTSGGVNFVRKRGLAAAQTELSLSGGTWDNYRGQIDTGGPLNDSGTVRGRAVIAEQSRHYFYDDARRKDQIYYGALDFDLSPDTTLGLGVAYEDVDASPCWGGLPRYRDGSDLKLSRSTCLDPSWNTWRSQRTTVFGDLKHQLNDDWAVKVAGVYTKNTQDIKYAFASGSVTPGISTTNMLGSMYDYDQVDYGLDAYLDGKFDAFGQQHEWVVGFNASRSDKDDFFSVALLPEKQNVFDPDRHIPEPDDSYFIENSTRGGPVKTVTEQQGMYSTLRLKLADPLTFVVGSRVSWYSSKTDSVFLTGGSEHAKSTETGQVTPFAAVLLDLNEHLTAYASYSDIFTPQGNYRSESGSALKPLVGESYELGIKGEWFEGRLNSAFNLFRTLQKDQAQTDYISSCSSSDGFCYENAGKVRAQGFEAEISGEVIERLQLLAGYTYTQTKTLDDIDTSLNGGSFNSYVPRHVLRLWGDYALGGALERFSVGAGVNAQSDNFRVSPATGEKITQAGYAVWNGRLGYRIDDTWSLALNGNNLFDKRYYATIGTEGFGNYYGEPRNFTLSMKARF comes from the coding sequence ATGTCTTGGGTGAGCGCGCCAGGTCGTCTGGTGTTTGCAGTGAAAATCGGCCTGCTGGCAGCCGCTACGGGCAGCGCCGGGGCCGTGAATGCCAGCCCGGTTCCAGAGGCTTCGGCGCAGCAGCGTTGGGTGCAGGCCTACGATATCGGAGCCGGCAGCCTGGTGGATGTCCTGACCCGTTTTTCCAGCGCTGCCGGTGTCGCCATTTCGTTCGATGCCCGGCAACTCCAGGGCCTGCGATCGCCTGGCCTGAGCGGTTCGTTTGGCGTGGTTGACGGATTTGCGCGCATTCTTGGCGGCAGCGGCCTGCAAGCCGACTTCCAGCCCAACGGTACGTATGTGCTGCGCCCCGTGCCCGGCAACGGTTCGGCAATGGAACTGGGCGTCACCACCATCGACGGACAGAGGCTCGGCGCGACCACCGAGAACAGTGGCTCCTACACGACAGGGGCGGTCACCATTGGCAAAGGCGAGCACTCGCTGCGCGAAACGCCACAATCGGTGACGGTGATCACCCGCAAGATGCTCGATGACCAAAACCTGAACACCATCGATCAAGTGATGGAAAAGACGCCCGGCATTACCGTCTACGACTCGACCATGGGCGGAAAATATTTCTATTCCCGTGGGTTCCGGATGTCCGGCCAGTATCAATATGACGGCGTCCCGTTGGACATGGGCAACAGCTATGTCCAGGCCGATAGTTTCAGCAGTGACATGGCGTATTACGACCGTGTCGAAGTCCTGCGCGGTGCGGCCGGGATGATGAAGGGCTCGGGTGGTACCTCCGGCGGCGTCAATTTCGTCCGCAAACGCGGCCTGGCCGCGGCCCAGACCGAACTCAGCCTCTCGGGCGGTACTTGGGACAACTACCGTGGGCAGATCGACACCGGTGGTCCACTGAATGATTCCGGTACTGTGCGGGGCAGGGCGGTGATCGCCGAGCAGAGCCGGCATTATTTTTATGACGATGCCCGTCGCAAGGACCAGATCTATTACGGCGCTCTCGACTTCGACCTGAGCCCCGATACGACGCTCGGCCTGGGCGTTGCCTATGAAGACGTCGATGCAAGCCCCTGCTGGGGCGGGCTGCCTCGCTACAGGGATGGCAGCGATCTGAAGCTCAGCCGCTCCACTTGCCTGGATCCGTCGTGGAATACCTGGCGTAGCCAGCGGACCACGGTGTTCGGCGATCTCAAGCATCAGCTCAACGACGACTGGGCCGTGAAGGTGGCCGGTGTCTATACGAAAAATACCCAGGACATCAAATACGCGTTTGCATCGGGCTCGGTGACGCCAGGCATCTCGACCACCAACATGCTGGGCAGCATGTACGACTACGACCAGGTCGATTACGGCCTCGATGCGTATCTGGACGGCAAGTTCGATGCCTTTGGGCAGCAGCACGAATGGGTCGTCGGCTTCAACGCCAGTCGCTCGGACAAAGATGACTTTTTCTCGGTGGCACTGCTGCCAGAGAAACAGAATGTGTTCGATCCGGACCGTCATATTCCCGAACCGGACGACAGTTACTTCATCGAAAACTCGACGCGCGGTGGTCCGGTCAAGACCGTTACCGAGCAGCAAGGGATGTATTCGACCCTGCGCCTGAAGCTGGCGGATCCCTTGACGTTCGTGGTGGGCAGCCGGGTAAGCTGGTACAGCTCCAAGACCGACTCGGTGTTCCTCACCGGCGGTTCGGAACACGCCAAGAGCACGGAGACGGGCCAGGTCACTCCGTTTGCCGCCGTGTTGCTGGACCTCAACGAACACCTGACGGCCTACGCCAGTTACTCGGACATTTTCACGCCCCAAGGCAACTACCGCTCCGAAAGCGGTTCGGCACTCAAGCCCCTGGTGGGTGAAAGCTACGAACTGGGGATCAAGGGCGAATGGTTCGAGGGCCGCCTGAACAGCGCCTTCAACCTGTTCCGCACGCTGCAGAAGGACCAGGCCCAGACCGACTACATCTCAAGCTGTTCGTCCTCGGACGGTTTCTGCTATGAGAACGCCGGCAAGGTACGCGCCCAAGGCTTCGAAGCCGAGATCAGCGGTGAAGTCATCGAGCGCCTGCAACTGCTGGCCGGCTATACCTACACCCAGACCAAGACCCTCGACGACATTGACACCAGCCTCAACGGCGGTTCGTTCAACAGCTACGTGCCGCGCCATGTGCTGCGACTGTGGGGCGATTATGCCCTCGGCGGGGCATTGGAACGGTTCAGCGTCGGCGCAGGCGTCAACGCACAAAGCGACAATTTCCGGGTGTCGCCAGCGACGGGCGAGAAGATCACCCAGGCCGGTTATGCGGTGTGGAACGGTCGCCTCGGCTACCGCATCGATGACACCTGGTCGTTGGCGCTCAATGGCAATAACCTGTTCGACAAGCGCTACTACGCCACCATCGGGACCGAGGGTTTCGGTAACTATTATGGCGAGCCGCGCAACTTCACCCTGTCCATGAAAGCGCGCTTCTGA
- a CDS encoding FecR domain-containing protein — protein sequence MNLPPEELSAIRAAARWYAKLHSGITTDADRAGWNAWLSADPLHGQAWQRMTAVAEQMASVPGALAAPTLSDTHNRSRRQVLRSVLLLTSASGLGWLGWRSQATQNLFCDYRTTVGERREFQLADGSTLLLNTDTSVNVRFDANQRRLELLRGEILVTTAVDPLRRPFKVATGPVEVLALGTRFIVRGQARGGEVAVLEKAVEVSLPAIGSRRRVEAGQRLDFNDRSLGTLRGNDVSVGAWQKGSIIAIDRPLAALLEELSRYRNGVLRCDPAIGDLKVSGVFPVDDTDLALAALESGFSLRVTRYSRFWVQVSSGDRR from the coding sequence ATGAACCTGCCGCCCGAAGAGTTGAGCGCCATTCGTGCTGCCGCGCGGTGGTACGCCAAGCTGCATTCCGGCATCACGACCGACGCGGATCGGGCCGGGTGGAATGCCTGGCTGAGCGCCGATCCGTTGCATGGCCAGGCCTGGCAAAGAATGACGGCGGTGGCCGAACAGATGGCGAGTGTGCCGGGTGCACTGGCGGCGCCGACCTTGAGTGATACCCACAACCGATCCCGTCGCCAGGTATTGCGCAGCGTGTTACTGCTGACGTCCGCCAGTGGCCTGGGGTGGTTGGGCTGGCGCAGCCAGGCGACTCAGAATCTGTTTTGCGATTACCGCACCACGGTGGGCGAGCGCCGTGAGTTTCAACTGGCGGACGGCAGCACGCTACTGCTCAACACCGACACATCGGTCAATGTTCGTTTCGATGCAAACCAGCGGCGACTGGAGCTGTTGCGGGGGGAGATTCTCGTGACGACGGCGGTTGATCCCTTGCGGCGTCCTTTCAAGGTGGCCACGGGGCCTGTCGAAGTACTGGCGTTGGGGACGCGCTTTATCGTCCGTGGCCAGGCGCGGGGCGGCGAGGTGGCGGTGCTGGAGAAAGCGGTCGAGGTCAGTCTGCCGGCGATCGGATCAAGGCGGCGGGTCGAAGCCGGCCAACGCCTGGACTTCAATGATCGGTCACTGGGTACGCTGCGCGGCAACGATGTGTCGGTGGGTGCCTGGCAGAAGGGAAGCATCATTGCCATTGACCGTCCCCTGGCGGCGCTGCTGGAGGAGCTTTCGCGTTACCGCAACGGCGTGCTGCGTTGTGATCCGGCCATTGGCGACTTGAAGGTGTCGGGTGTGTTTCCCGTCGATGACACGGACCTCGCCCTGGCGGCACTGGAGAGTGGTTTTTCGTTGCGAGTGACCCGATACAGCCGTTTCTGGGTCCAGGTATCGAGTGGCGACCGACGCTGA
- a CDS encoding sigma-70 family RNA polymerase sigma factor, giving the protein MSANDLSLRSAVDVLYSDHHSWLQGWLRKRLGNAFDAADLTQDTFVRVLKARSALDIREPRPYLSMIAKGLLIDLFRRRSLEQSYLEALAAMPQEQHPSLEEQAILLQALMEIDRLLLGLGPRIRQAFILSQFDGLTYPQIAERLGVSVRTVNNHMAKAMEHCCLMQIQLQLS; this is encoded by the coding sequence ATGTCCGCCAACGATCTGTCCTTACGCAGTGCCGTCGACGTTCTGTACAGCGATCATCACAGTTGGCTCCAGGGCTGGTTGCGCAAGCGCCTGGGCAACGCCTTCGATGCAGCGGATCTCACCCAGGACACCTTCGTGCGCGTCCTCAAGGCTCGCTCCGCGTTGGACATTCGTGAACCGCGACCGTACCTGTCGATGATCGCCAAAGGGCTGTTGATCGATCTGTTTCGCCGCCGTTCACTGGAACAGTCCTATCTCGAAGCATTGGCCGCCATGCCGCAAGAGCAACATCCATCGCTGGAGGAGCAAGCCATCCTGCTCCAGGCCTTGATGGAAATCGACCGCTTGCTGCTGGGGTTGGGGCCGCGTATCAGGCAGGCGTTCATCCTGTCGCAGTTCGATGGCCTGACGTATCCGCAAATTGCCGAGCGCTTGGGCGTCAGTGTCCGCACGGTCAATAACCACATGGCCAAGGCCATGGAACATTGCTGCCTGATGCAAATTCAATTGCAGCTGTCATGA
- a CDS encoding response regulator, translating to MNSMPNGNGQATTRLILVVEDDPTILEFLCEILEEEGFVVEPRESADAALTFLEESADYVDLLLTDITMPGKIDGADLANLTGDRWPQIPLLIMSGFETPESAGIKHHASFIAKPWALGQMLDLVESTVKSHSLH from the coding sequence ATGAATTCGATGCCAAATGGCAACGGCCAGGCGACTACACGTTTGATTCTCGTTGTGGAAGATGATCCGACCATCCTGGAGTTCCTCTGTGAAATCCTCGAGGAGGAAGGGTTTGTCGTGGAGCCTCGGGAAAGCGCCGACGCAGCGCTGACGTTTCTGGAGGAGAGCGCGGATTACGTCGATCTGCTGCTCACCGATATCACCATGCCCGGCAAGATCGATGGCGCGGACCTGGCCAACCTGACCGGAGACCGCTGGCCGCAGATACCGCTGCTGATCATGTCCGGTTTCGAGACGCCGGAAAGCGCCGGGATCAAGCACCACGCGTCCTTCATCGCCAAGCCTTGGGCGTTGGGACAGATGCTGGATCTGGTGGAAAGTACGGTGAAAAGCCACTCTCTGCACTGA
- a CDS encoding DNA topoisomerase III, giving the protein MQLYLCEKPSQAKDIAAVLGATRRGDGCWLGPGITVTWCIGHLLETAPPDAYDARYKRWVLTDLPIVPAQWKMTVKPKTASQYKAVKRLLGEAKELVIATDADREGEMIARELVEHCRYRGPIRRLWLSALDEASIRKALAALKPGAETFNLYHSALGRSRADWLIGMNMSRLFTLLGRQSGYQGVLPVGRVQTPTLRLVVDRDRSIADFVPVAYWAIDVQLSHEGMAFTAQWRADPDACDDQERCLNQALARDAAQAMRNAATARTLKVRTERLREAAPLPFDLGTLQEVCSKKLGLGAQETLDIAQSLYETYKLITYPRSDCGFLPLSQHSEAPAILAALAQADPSLAPLREHLQPQRKSRAWNDAKVSAHHGIIPTAAAKNLDKLAGKQRAVYTLIRARYLAQFLPNHEYDRTQADFDCAGQALRAVGKQIVEPGWKRALPEALAPAKGREAPAPQTLPALAEGRDCTVDEVKPKDLWTQPPKPFTEGDLIKAMKNVAKLVEDPLLKQKLKDTTGIGTEATRASIIQGLLDRGYLVKNGKALSATPAAFSLIDAVPRAIADPGTTAIWEQALDMVQSGEMSLEEFVTRQAAWMSKHVARCQGMSLTISGPASPAGRGATPWKNKRKPAKRKAAGAPRKASKAKAT; this is encoded by the coding sequence ATGCAGCTGTACCTGTGTGAAAAACCGTCCCAGGCCAAGGACATCGCCGCCGTGCTCGGTGCCACGCGCCGTGGCGACGGTTGCTGGCTGGGCCCTGGCATCACGGTCACCTGGTGCATCGGCCACCTGCTGGAAACCGCCCCGCCCGACGCCTACGATGCGCGCTACAAGCGCTGGGTACTGACCGACCTGCCCATTGTGCCGGCGCAATGGAAAATGACCGTCAAGCCGAAAACCGCCAGCCAGTACAAGGCGGTCAAGCGCCTGTTGGGGGAAGCGAAGGAATTGGTGATCGCCACCGACGCCGACCGCGAAGGCGAAATGATCGCCCGGGAGCTGGTGGAACATTGCCGTTATCGCGGACCGATCCGGCGGCTATGGCTGTCGGCCCTGGACGAAGCGTCGATCCGCAAGGCCCTGGCCGCCCTCAAGCCAGGGGCCGAAACCTTCAACCTGTATCACTCGGCGCTGGGTCGCTCCCGGGCCGACTGGCTGATCGGCATGAACATGAGTCGCCTGTTCACCCTGCTGGGGCGTCAGTCCGGCTACCAGGGCGTGCTGCCGGTGGGCCGCGTGCAAACACCGACGCTACGCCTGGTGGTGGATCGCGACCGCAGCATCGCCGACTTCGTGCCGGTCGCCTATTGGGCCATCGACGTGCAGCTCAGTCACGAAGGCATGGCCTTCACCGCCCAGTGGCGGGCCGACCCGGATGCCTGCGACGATCAGGAGCGTTGCCTGAACCAGGCCTTGGCCCGAGACGCGGCCCAGGCCATGCGCAACGCCGCCACCGCCCGGACACTGAAGGTGCGTACCGAGCGCCTGCGCGAAGCGGCGCCGTTGCCCTTCGACCTGGGCACCCTGCAAGAAGTCTGCTCGAAGAAACTCGGCCTCGGCGCCCAGGAAACCCTGGACATTGCCCAGTCGCTCTACGAGACCTACAAGCTCATCACCTACCCTCGCAGCGATTGCGGTTTCCTGCCCTTGAGCCAGCACAGCGAAGCACCCGCCATCCTGGCCGCCCTCGCCCAGGCCGACCCCAGCCTCGCGCCGCTGCGCGAGCACCTGCAGCCGCAGCGCAAATCCCGAGCCTGGAACGACGCCAAGGTCAGTGCCCACCACGGCATCATTCCCACCGCCGCCGCCAAGAACCTCGACAAACTCGCCGGCAAGCAGCGTGCGGTCTATACGCTGATTCGCGCACGCTACCTAGCGCAGTTCCTGCCCAACCACGAATACGACCGGACCCAGGCCGACTTCGACTGTGCCGGCCAGGCGCTGCGCGCCGTGGGCAAGCAGATCGTCGAACCCGGCTGGAAACGCGCCCTGCCCGAAGCACTGGCGCCGGCAAAGGGCCGTGAAGCGCCGGCACCGCAAACCTTGCCGGCACTGGCCGAAGGTCGCGATTGCACGGTGGACGAGGTGAAACCCAAGGACCTGTGGACCCAGCCGCCCAAGCCCTTCACTGAAGGCGACCTGATCAAGGCGATGAAGAACGTCGCCAAACTGGTGGAGGACCCGCTGCTCAAGCAGAAGCTCAAGGACACCACCGGCATCGGCACCGAAGCGACCCGAGCCTCGATCATCCAGGGGCTGCTCGACCGCGGTTACCTGGTGAAGAACGGCAAGGCCCTGTCGGCCACCCCGGCGGCCTTCAGCCTGATCGACGCCGTGCCCCGGGCCATTGCCGACCCGGGCACCACGGCCATCTGGGAGCAGGCCCTGGACATGGTGCAAAGCGGCGAAATGAGCCTGGAAGAATTCGTGACCCGGCAAGCCGCCTGGATGAGCAAGCACGTCGCCCGCTGCCAGGGCATGAGCCTGACCATCAGCGGCCCGGCCAGCCCCGCCGGGCGTGGCGCAACCCCGTGGAAGAACAAGCGCAAGCCGGCCAAGCGCAAGGCAGCCGGTGCACCGCGCAAGGCGAGCAAAGCCAAGGCGACCTGA
- the glsB gene encoding glutaminase B: MQALLNEILDAVRPLIGQGKVADYIPALGTVAPNQLGIAVYGNDGELYCAGDAETAFSVQSISKVFSLVQAIGHSGEAIWERLGHEPSGQPFNSLVQLEFERGRPRNPFINAGALVICDINQSRFAAPALSMRDFVRRLSGNPQVMVDGKVAESEYQHRARNAAMAYLMQSFGNFHNDVEAVLRSYFSHCALRMSCIDLARAFCFLANDGFCKHSGEQILSARQTQQVNSIMATSGLYDEAGNFAYRVGLPGKSGVGGGIVAVVPGRFTVCVWSPELNAAGNSLAGMAALELMSQRIGWSVF, encoded by the coding sequence ATGCAAGCACTGTTGAACGAGATCCTCGATGCGGTTCGCCCCCTGATCGGTCAGGGCAAGGTGGCCGATTACATTCCGGCCCTGGGCACTGTGGCGCCTAACCAGTTGGGTATTGCCGTGTATGGCAACGACGGCGAGTTGTACTGCGCCGGCGACGCCGAAACAGCGTTTTCGGTGCAGAGTATTTCCAAGGTGTTCAGCCTGGTGCAGGCCATCGGGCATTCCGGCGAAGCGATCTGGGAGCGCCTGGGCCATGAGCCGTCCGGCCAACCGTTCAATTCGCTGGTGCAGCTGGAATTCGAACGTGGTCGACCACGCAACCCGTTTATCAACGCCGGTGCGTTGGTGATCTGCGATATCAACCAGTCGCGTTTCGCCGCCCCGGCGTTGTCGATGCGCGATTTCGTGCGGCGTTTATCAGGCAACCCGCAAGTGATGGTGGACGGCAAGGTGGCCGAGTCGGAATACCAGCACCGTGCCCGTAACGCGGCGATGGCCTATCTGATGCAATCCTTCGGCAACTTCCATAACGATGTGGAAGCGGTGCTGCGCAGTTATTTCAGCCACTGCGCCCTGCGGATGAGCTGCATCGACCTGGCGCGGGCGTTCTGCTTCCTGGCCAACGACGGGTTCTGCAAGCACAGCGGCGAGCAGATCCTCAGCGCCCGGCAGACCCAGCAGGTCAACTCCATCATGGCCACCAGCGGCTTGTACGATGAGGCCGGCAATTTCGCTTATCGCGTCGGCCTGCCAGGCAAGAGCGGGGTCGGTGGCGGGATTGTCGCCGTGGTGCCGGGGCGGTTCACCGTATGCGTCTGGTCGCCTGAACTCAACGCCGCCGGCAACTCCCTGGCCGGCATGGCGGCGCTGGAATTGATGAGCCAGCGGATTGGCTGGTCGGTGTTCTAG
- a CDS encoding ZIP family metal transporter: protein MDQPTSRIRSPWRTWLNPVQDNLLLGVTFWLGLALVTALLLYSGYNALVGADRQNLGYAVLGGTSGFAATALGALMAVVLRDIASRTQDIMLGFAAGMMLAASSFSLILPGIEAAQIICGNQLLAAFVVVVGLGLGVALMIGLDRFVPHEHELSGRRGPQAERINRVWLFVLAITLHNLPEGMAIGVSFADGDFKVGLPLTTAIAIQDIPEGLAIAMALRVTGISALRAALIAVGSGLMEPLGAVIGLGMSSGVAVAYPISLGLAAGAMIFVVSHEVIPETHRNGHETPATLGLMMGFAVMMFLDTALG from the coding sequence ATGGACCAGCCCACCTCCCGGATTCGATCCCCTTGGCGCACCTGGCTGAACCCCGTGCAAGACAACCTGTTGTTGGGGGTGACGTTCTGGCTCGGGCTCGCGTTGGTGACTGCATTGCTGCTTTACAGCGGCTACAACGCCTTGGTCGGCGCCGACCGTCAGAACCTGGGTTACGCAGTGCTGGGCGGTACCTCGGGCTTTGCCGCTACCGCCCTGGGGGCGTTGATGGCTGTGGTGTTGCGCGATATCGCCTCGCGGACCCAGGACATCATGCTCGGTTTTGCCGCCGGCATGATGCTCGCCGCCAGTTCTTTCTCGTTGATCCTGCCAGGCATCGAGGCGGCACAAATCATCTGTGGCAACCAGTTGCTTGCCGCGTTTGTCGTCGTGGTAGGCCTGGGCTTGGGGGTCGCCCTGATGATTGGCCTGGACCGTTTCGTGCCGCACGAGCACGAACTCAGTGGCCGACGTGGGCCCCAGGCCGAGCGTATTAATCGCGTATGGCTGTTCGTGCTTGCCATCACCTTGCACAACTTGCCGGAGGGCATGGCCATCGGCGTCAGTTTTGCCGATGGCGACTTCAAGGTCGGCTTGCCCCTGACCACCGCCATCGCCATCCAGGACATCCCCGAGGGCCTGGCCATTGCCATGGCGCTGCGCGTCACCGGTATCAGCGCCTTGCGTGCCGCGCTCATCGCGGTCGGTTCGGGGTTGATGGAGCCGCTGGGCGCGGTGATCGGCCTGGGCATGTCGTCGGGCGTCGCCGTCGCGTACCCCATCAGCCTGGGGTTGGCGGCGGGGGCGATGATCTTCGTGGTGTCCCACGAGGTGATTCCCGAAACCCACCGCAACGGCCATGAAACCCCGGCCACCCTGGGCTTGATGATGGGGTTTGCGGTGATGATGTTTCTCGACACGGCGTTGGGTTGA
- a CDS encoding general stress protein: MANTGNSNPGNFANDREKASAAGKKGGHASGGNFANNPERASEAGRKGGQASGGNFANDPGRAAEAGRKGGQASGGNFANDPERASEAGRKGGQASGGNFANDREKASEAGRKGGENSRGGDS; the protein is encoded by the coding sequence ATGGCTAACACAGGAAATAGCAATCCTGGCAATTTCGCTAACGATCGTGAAAAGGCATCGGCAGCCGGGAAAAAGGGCGGCCATGCATCAGGTGGTAACTTTGCCAATAATCCTGAGCGTGCATCCGAGGCTGGGCGCAAGGGTGGGCAGGCATCGGGTGGTAATTTTGCCAACGACCCTGGGCGTGCCGCAGAAGCCGGCCGCAAAGGCGGGCAAGCCTCTGGCGGTAATTTTGCCAACGACCCTGAGCGGGCTTCGGAAGCCGGCCGCAAAGGTGGCCAGGCCTCGGGCGGCAACTTTGCCAACGACCGGGAGAAAGCCTCCGAAGCGGGTAGAAAAGGCGGGGAGAACAGTCGCGGCGGCGATTCATAA
- a CDS encoding NAD-dependent protein deacetylase: MPDDFHGEPLDQLQAYMAGRRFLVLTGAGISTPSGIPDYRDSDGVRRGRQPMMYQEFLAQAEARRRYWARAMLGWPRVRQARPNVAHDALAQLQAQQRITGLITQNVDTLHDQAGSQDVIELHGSLHRVLCLDCGQRSERQQIQLSMEAQNPYLAGVDAVQAPDGDTLLDPAFEARFQVPNCPHCAGERLKPDVVFFGENVAPATATRATEAVQQADGLLVVGSSLMAYSAFRLCRAIKDQGKPLLVINRGKTRADDLLDLKLEEPCEKLLPLLTQHPF; this comes from the coding sequence ATGCCGGACGATTTCCATGGCGAACCGCTCGATCAGTTGCAGGCGTACATGGCCGGGCGTCGTTTCCTGGTGCTCACCGGCGCCGGCATCAGCACACCCTCGGGCATTCCCGACTACCGCGACAGCGACGGCGTGCGACGGGGTCGACAGCCGATGATGTACCAGGAGTTCCTTGCCCAGGCCGAAGCACGACGGCGCTACTGGGCGCGGGCGATGCTGGGCTGGCCACGGGTGAGGCAGGCCAGGCCGAACGTGGCCCATGACGCCTTGGCCCAATTGCAGGCGCAGCAGCGCATCACCGGGTTGATCACCCAGAATGTCGATACGCTGCACGATCAGGCCGGCAGCCAGGACGTCATCGAACTCCACGGCAGCCTGCACCGTGTGCTGTGCCTGGATTGTGGCCAGCGCAGCGAGCGGCAGCAGATCCAGTTGTCGATGGAAGCGCAGAATCCTTACCTGGCCGGTGTCGACGCCGTGCAGGCGCCCGACGGCGATACCCTGCTGGACCCAGCGTTCGAGGCGCGCTTCCAAGTGCCCAATTGCCCCCATTGCGCTGGCGAGCGCTTGAAACCCGACGTGGTGTTCTTTGGTGAAAATGTCGCCCCCGCCACCGCAACCCGCGCCACCGAAGCCGTCCAGCAAGCGGATGGCCTGCTGGTGGTGGGCTCGTCGCTGATGGCGTATTCGGCGTTTCGCCTGTGCCGGGCGATCAAGGACCAAGGCAAGCCGTTGCTGGTGATCAACCGGGGCAAGACCCGGGCCGATGATCTGCTGGACTTGAAATTGGAAGAGCCTTGCGAAAAGTTGCTGCCGTTACTGACACAGCACCCGTTTTAG
- a CDS encoding LysR family transcriptional regulator, whose protein sequence is MTLKQIRAFLAVAQSLSFAVACERLHLSQSALSLTIKALEEGLGGRLFSRNTRNVALTPEGESLLPLARRLVADWDNAEDEMRQRFTLQRGRVTLAAMPSFAGNLLPPILKTFRARFPNVNVTVNDVINEQVLEMVRDRHVELGVAFEPMQGASLAFTPLYLDRFVAVVPLDSPLAQRDEIHWETLLEQPFITLQRPSTVRVMLEEHLQARGMKLPVEFESHQLATVGRMVASGLGVSAVPALCVGQMHELGARCITLSDPVIERAIGVLTKPGHELSAAAQALFDTLRDQELAVQLAAG, encoded by the coding sequence ATGACCCTCAAGCAGATCCGAGCCTTCCTCGCGGTGGCCCAGAGCCTGAGCTTTGCCGTGGCCTGCGAACGGCTGCACCTGTCCCAGTCGGCCCTTAGCCTGACCATCAAGGCCTTGGAAGAAGGCCTCGGCGGTCGCTTGTTCAGCCGTAATACCCGCAACGTGGCGCTGACGCCCGAAGGTGAATCCTTGTTGCCACTGGCCCGACGGCTGGTTGCCGATTGGGACAATGCCGAAGACGAAATGCGTCAACGCTTCACCTTGCAGCGTGGTCGCGTGACGTTGGCGGCAATGCCTTCGTTCGCTGGCAACCTGCTGCCACCGATCCTCAAGACCTTCCGCGCCCGCTTTCCGAATGTCAACGTCACGGTCAACGATGTGATCAACGAACAGGTGCTGGAAATGGTCCGCGATCGTCATGTGGAATTGGGTGTGGCGTTCGAGCCGATGCAGGGCGCGTCATTGGCGTTCACACCTTTGTATCTCGATCGCTTCGTCGCGGTTGTGCCGCTGGACTCACCACTTGCCCAGCGCGACGAAATCCACTGGGAAACCCTGCTGGAACAGCCCTTCATCACGCTGCAACGGCCATCCACCGTACGGGTGATGCTGGAGGAGCATTTGCAGGCCCGGGGCATGAAACTGCCTGTGGAGTTCGAGAGCCACCAGTTGGCGACCGTCGGGCGGATGGTCGCCAGCGGGCTGGGGGTGAGTGCCGTGCCGGCGCTGTGCGTCGGGCAGATGCACGAACTGGGTGCCCGCTGCATCACCTTGAGTGATCCGGTGATCGAACGGGCCATCGGGGTGCTGACCAAGCCGGGGCATGAACTGTCGGCGGCGGCGCAGGCGTTGTTCGATACGCTCAGGGATCAGGAGTTGGCTGTGCAGTTGGCCGCAGGTTGA